The Methanobrevibacter sp. genome includes a region encoding these proteins:
- a CDS encoding phage holin family protein — translation MEIIKQKQTPKRSFKRSLIVFIGNIIGIYLISFLGLGVKISSFDDIFLLVLFIGLVNAILWPVLTRIAMPFLVLTFGFGTLILNGILLEMLAPLFSIEIHGLATILAPLGMAAVTTLLSSLITIDDDSSYYRSVFNDAKKNRKDEVKDYPGVIIVEIDGLAYEVLREAVERGEMPTVKEMIESNEYNLRMWETDLSSQTGASQAGILHGNNEGIVAFRWIEKGNGNQMMQCSGITKVPELEERISNGDGLLVDNGASRSNLFSGDTDNVIFTFSKIMDFKKLYNKAWYSVFSNPSNFARIISLFLADMAREVWSQITHSLRNVTPRIKRGIIYIPTRAATNVFMREINTSTLIGDMMIGDVDVAYSTYLGYDEIAHHSGVRDSDAWIALRQMDRQIKHLIDANKYSPRDYQFVIQSDHGQTNGATFTQRYGESFEDFVKSLLPEDMSVFAKMNSNDDHFVKDYTPFARKEKKIAEENKEAQELSDSEVIVLASGNLAMIYLTQWSQRLTYEEINSYFPELIPGIINNEYVGFILVRSREHGDLAIGKNGTYYLDNDKIDGENPLLGFGDNIVRHLKRTSSFEHTPDILVNSFYDEEADEVCAFEELVGSHGGAGGDQSKPFILYPSSWNVSDDDIIGAESIYKLLKDNLAELKS, via the coding sequence ATGGAAATTATCAAGCAAAAGCAAACCCCGAAAAGAAGTTTCAAGAGAAGTTTAATAGTATTTATTGGAAATATCATAGGAATCTACCTGATAAGCTTTTTAGGATTAGGAGTCAAGATCAGCTCATTTGATGACATATTCCTTCTAGTCTTATTCATAGGTTTGGTAAATGCAATCCTATGGCCTGTGCTGACAAGAATAGCAATGCCATTCCTGGTCCTGACTTTCGGATTCGGAACATTGATATTGAACGGAATTCTCCTTGAGATGCTTGCACCATTGTTTTCCATAGAAATCCACGGCCTTGCAACAATCCTTGCCCCGCTAGGAATGGCTGCTGTGACAACCTTGCTTTCCTCATTGATAACAATTGATGATGACAGCTCATATTACCGTTCTGTTTTTAATGATGCCAAAAAGAATAGAAAAGATGAAGTCAAGGATTATCCTGGAGTGATAATCGTTGAAATCGACGGGCTTGCATATGAAGTGCTACGGGAAGCTGTCGAAAGGGGAGAGATGCCAACAGTCAAGGAAATGATTGAGAGCAATGAGTACAATCTTAGAATGTGGGAAACCGACTTGTCTTCACAAACCGGTGCAAGCCAGGCGGGAATCCTTCATGGAAACAATGAAGGCATCGTTGCATTCAGATGGATAGAAAAGGGCAACGGCAATCAGATGATGCAATGTTCCGGAATCACCAAAGTGCCTGAACTGGAAGAGAGGATTTCAAATGGAGATGGATTGCTTGTGGATAATGGAGCAAGCAGATCCAATCTATTCTCAGGCGATACCGACAATGTGATATTTACTTTCAGCAAGATAATGGATTTCAAGAAACTCTACAACAAGGCATGGTACTCAGTATTTTCCAATCCAAGCAATTTCGCACGTATCATCTCCCTGTTTCTCGCAGATATGGCACGCGAGGTCTGGTCTCAAATCACCCATTCCCTAAGGAATGTCACCCCTAGAATAAAACGGGGAATAATCTACATTCCAACAAGAGCCGCCACAAACGTCTTCATGAGGGAAATCAACACTTCAACACTAATCGGAGACATGATGATAGGGGATGTTGATGTTGCATACTCAACATATCTTGGCTATGACGAGATAGCCCACCACTCCGGAGTCAGGGACAGTGATGCATGGATTGCCTTAAGGCAGATGGACAGGCAGATCAAACACCTGATTGATGCCAACAAGTATTCCCCAAGGGACTACCAGTTCGTGATTCAATCAGACCACGGCCAGACAAACGGAGCCACATTTACCCAGAGATATGGAGAAAGCTTTGAAGACTTTGTCAAGTCCCTGCTTCCTGAAGACATGTCTGTCTTTGCAAAAATGAATTCCAATGACGACCATTTTGTAAAGGACTACACCCCATTTGCAAGAAAGGAGAAGAAAATAGCCGAAGAGAATAAGGAAGCACAGGAATTAAGTGACTCTGAAGTCATCGTATTGGCTTCAGGAAACCTTGCAATGATTTACCTGACACAATGGAGCCAGAGACTGACATATGAGGAAATCAACAGCTATTTCCCTGAACTGATACCTGGCATTATAAACAATGAATATGTCGGTTTCATTCTAGTGCGTTCCAGAGAACATGGGGACCTGGCAATTGGAAAGAATGGAACATACTATCTTGACAACGACAAAATTGATGGGGAAAACCCTCTTCTCGGATTTGGAGACAATATCGTCAGACATTTGAAAAGGACAAGCTCATTTGAGCATACTCCTGATATTCTGGTCAACAGCTTTTATGATGAGGAGGCCGATGAGGTATGCGCATTTGAGGAATTGGTTGGAAGCCATGGAGGAGCAGGCGGAGACCAATCCAAGCCATTCATATTATATCCTTCAAGCTGGAATGTCAGTGATGATGATATAATAGGTGCTGAAAGCATTTATAAGCTGTTGAAGGATAATTTGGCTGAATTGAAGAGCTAG
- a CDS encoding DUF3800 domain-containing protein produces the protein MNYIYIDESGDLGNDSNYLIMGAIITDDKDKLDRIIKKARRNYKRKLGNSTEIKGTKTRRNIKKKILKELNKIDYQLVIIVFEKKHKYKINYHHNNNLLYNIIASKLAPKLPITNKTSIIIDKSKNKEKDQREFNDLFLNNLNNPKNHPVTIKHEDSKREKGLQIADLLSWSAYQSIEHENDEFIKLITNKTIKKVFED, from the coding sequence ATGAATTATATATACATTGATGAATCAGGAGATTTAGGGAATGATTCTAATTATTTAATCATGGGAGCCATAATAACAGATGACAAAGACAAGCTAGATAGAATAATAAAAAAAGCCAGAAGAAACTATAAACGGAAATTAGGCAATTCTACTGAAATAAAAGGAACAAAAACCAGACGCAACATTAAGAAAAAAATTCTAAAGGAGTTAAATAAAATAGATTATCAGTTAGTTATAATTGTTTTTGAAAAGAAACACAAATATAAAATTAATTATCATCATAATAACAACTTATTATACAATATAATAGCTTCAAAGCTTGCTCCAAAACTACCTATCACAAACAAGACATCCATAATAATAGATAAATCAAAAAATAAAGAAAAGGATCAGCGAGAGTTCAATGACTTATTTTTAAACAATTTAAATAATCCCAAAAACCATCCGGTAACTATAAAGCACGAAGATTCAAAAAGAGAAAAAGGACTTCAAATAGCTGATCTGTTATCATGGTCAGCATATCAAAGCATTGAACATGAAAATGATGAATTTATAAAATTAATCACAAATAAAACTATAAAAAAAGTATTTGAAGATTGA